In Desulfonatronum thioautotrophicum, a genomic segment contains:
- a CDS encoding PEP-CTERM sorting domain-containing protein: MRALNRTWPILALTFIWLFWIAGTSQATTIVYTFGDSSYVWPGWEGTADNPNLDVWGIPDITGGTATVTGGLLTEVRITFAEWHPEGDGPGTYDHLYPHLRPGDLFIDLGVDQQWNYVFSYWDYGDSDTGYEGVNEVRTDYGAAYGGNFEDGLHGRGYDLGATGLSITDEDGYYWSQETWFNSDYLGQNQFPPRYNHPVAFFSDGHDFTTGGFLLTGWGTTEITFSNLNIELNGQSFAIGWTQSCANDILYHVVPEPSTLLLLFMGLGGLVLVRMRFRSRNSG, encoded by the coding sequence ATGCGCGCACTGAACAGAACATGGCCCATTTTGGCCCTGACGTTTATCTGGCTTTTCTGGATAGCCGGAACGTCTCAGGCAACCACCATTGTGTATACCTTTGGAGACAGCAGTTATGTATGGCCGGGCTGGGAAGGAACGGCAGACAACCCAAACTTGGATGTCTGGGGCATACCGGACATTACCGGTGGAACAGCGACGGTTACAGGGGGGTTGCTGACAGAAGTTAGGATTACCTTTGCGGAGTGGCATCCTGAAGGGGATGGACCTGGAACCTATGATCACCTTTATCCTCACCTGCGCCCAGGCGACCTTTTCATTGATCTCGGAGTTGACCAGCAATGGAATTATGTTTTCAGCTACTGGGATTATGGGGATTCCGATACTGGATATGAAGGTGTCAATGAGGTGCGAACAGACTACGGTGCTGCTTACGGTGGTAACTTCGAAGATGGTCTCCATGGTAGGGGCTATGATCTAGGCGCTACCGGACTTTCGATTACAGACGAGGACGGCTACTACTGGAGCCAAGAAACATGGTTTAATTCTGACTATTTAGGTCAAAACCAGTTCCCGCCCCGTTACAATCATCCCGTAGCATTTTTTTCGGATGGCCATGACTTCACCACAGGTGGCTTCCTACTCACCGGCTGGGGCACGACCGAGATCACCTTCTCCAACCTGAACATCGAACTGAATGGCCAGTCCTTTGCCATCGGGTGGACCCAGAGTTGCGCCAATGATATTCTGTACCATGTCGTCCCCGAACCCAGTACGCTGCTTCTGCTGTTCATGGGCCTGGGGGGGCTGGTGCTGGTGCGGATGCGGTTTCGTTCCAGGAACTCTGGATAA